In a single window of the Pedococcus dokdonensis genome:
- the kal gene encoding 3-aminobutyryl-CoA ammonia lyase: MSQPTGDLVGRTVTHRRYVPYSHAHYAGNLVDGAYSLAAFGDVATEMCIRTDGDEGLFASYSDVQFKAPVRAGDVIEIEARLVRAGTRSREMEFEVRVVGRGAPARSESAADVLDPPVVATTARGVVVVPPPAPVG; this comes from the coding sequence ATGTCCCAGCCCACCGGAGACCTCGTCGGCCGCACCGTCACCCACCGGCGCTACGTCCCCTACAGCCACGCCCACTACGCCGGGAACCTCGTGGACGGCGCCTACTCACTGGCTGCCTTCGGCGACGTCGCGACGGAGATGTGCATCCGCACGGACGGCGACGAGGGGCTGTTCGCGTCGTACTCCGACGTGCAGTTCAAGGCCCCGGTCCGGGCCGGCGACGTCATCGAGATCGAGGCCCGTCTGGTGCGGGCCGGCACCCGCAGCCGCGAGATGGAGTTCGAGGTCCGGGTCGTGGGACGAGGGGCACCGGCACGCAGCGAGTCCGCCGCCGATGTCCTCGACCCGCCAGTCGTGGCCACGACAGCCCGGGGCGTTGTCGTGGTTCCGCCACCCGCGCCCGTCGGCTGA
- the pta gene encoding phosphate acetyltransferase, which produces MVTSIYLAGTEAQSGKSAVAVGLLDQLSRRAGRVGVYRPIVRARVPDELVQTLLSQLPGDLTVEQACGVTYDELHSDPERAMGTIVDRFHDIARTHDVVLVVGSDFTDVSAPTEFSVNAAVAANLGSRLLLVVPSQGHGPAEVATAAEMAVQAAREVHAHVTGVVANQVSADQLTQTRQAVSERVHLPVQALPETPLLRAPTVKDLLDACGGRLVHGDPAWLDRECMGLVVAAMTMPHVLDRLIDGGVVIVPGDREDVVLGVLLAHRSKTFPSLAGIVLNGGFPLPPQVERLIEGLDVVLPVIATDGGTMTTASRLGAARGRLTADSTRKLEAAVTMVERGLDVEALLGPVGTADGGAVTPLMFEHRLVDDARASGAHIVLPEGAEERILLAAGTVLARGIAALTLLGPEETIRANAARLGVDITGAAIIDPVTSTLRESFAADYAALRAHKGVRLDQAHDRVVDPSYFGTMMVHRGLADGMVSGCITTTAHTIRPALEIVRTAPDVSVVSSVFLMCLADRVLVYGDCAVNPDPTAEQLADIAISSARTAQRFGIEPRVAMLSYSTGESGSGADVDKVRAATALVHQRSPELLVEGPIQYDAAVDPHVAATKLKDSPVAGRATVLVFPDLNTGNNTYKAVQRSASAVAIGPVLQGLNRPVNDLSRGALVRDIVNTIAITAIQAGPR; this is translated from the coding sequence GTGGTCACCAGCATCTACCTCGCCGGCACCGAGGCGCAGTCGGGCAAGTCGGCGGTGGCGGTCGGGCTGCTCGACCAGCTGTCCCGCCGCGCGGGCAGGGTCGGCGTCTACCGACCGATCGTCCGCGCCCGGGTCCCGGACGAGCTGGTCCAGACCCTCCTGTCGCAGCTGCCCGGCGACCTGACCGTCGAGCAGGCCTGCGGGGTGACCTACGACGAGCTGCACTCCGACCCGGAGCGGGCGATGGGCACGATCGTGGACCGGTTCCACGACATCGCCAGGACTCACGACGTGGTGCTCGTGGTGGGTTCGGACTTCACCGACGTGTCAGCCCCCACGGAGTTCTCGGTCAACGCCGCCGTGGCCGCCAACCTGGGCTCCCGGCTGCTGCTCGTGGTGCCGTCCCAGGGACATGGACCGGCCGAGGTGGCCACGGCGGCGGAGATGGCCGTGCAGGCAGCCCGGGAGGTCCACGCCCACGTGACCGGGGTGGTCGCCAACCAGGTGTCGGCAGACCAGCTCACGCAGACCCGGCAGGCGGTGTCGGAGCGGGTGCACCTGCCCGTGCAGGCGCTGCCCGAGACGCCACTGCTCAGGGCGCCGACGGTCAAGGACCTGCTCGATGCCTGCGGCGGCCGGCTCGTCCACGGCGACCCCGCCTGGCTGGACCGGGAGTGCATGGGACTGGTCGTGGCAGCGATGACGATGCCCCACGTGCTCGACCGGCTGATCGACGGCGGGGTGGTGATCGTGCCGGGCGACCGCGAGGACGTCGTGCTGGGGGTGCTGCTGGCGCACCGGTCCAAGACCTTCCCCAGCCTGGCCGGGATCGTCCTCAACGGCGGCTTCCCGCTCCCACCGCAGGTGGAGCGGCTCATCGAGGGGCTCGACGTCGTGCTGCCCGTGATCGCCACGGACGGCGGCACCATGACGACGGCGTCGCGGCTGGGCGCCGCCCGCGGCCGGCTCACCGCCGACTCGACGCGCAAGCTCGAGGCTGCCGTCACGATGGTCGAGCGGGGACTGGACGTCGAGGCGCTGCTCGGCCCGGTCGGCACGGCCGACGGGGGAGCGGTAACCCCGTTGATGTTCGAGCACCGGCTGGTTGACGACGCCAGGGCCTCCGGCGCGCACATCGTGCTGCCCGAAGGGGCGGAGGAACGGATCCTGCTCGCCGCCGGCACGGTGCTGGCGCGGGGCATCGCCGCGCTCACGCTCCTGGGACCCGAGGAGACGATCCGGGCGAACGCTGCGCGCCTCGGGGTCGACATCACCGGAGCCGCCATCATCGACCCGGTCACCAGCACGTTGCGCGAGTCGTTCGCGGCCGACTACGCCGCCCTGCGCGCCCACAAGGGCGTCCGCCTCGACCAGGCCCACGACCGGGTCGTCGACCCGTCCTACTTCGGCACGATGATGGTGCACCGGGGACTCGCCGACGGCATGGTGTCGGGCTGCATCACCACCACGGCCCACACGATCCGCCCGGCCCTGGAGATCGTCCGGACCGCCCCCGACGTCTCCGTCGTGTCGAGTGTCTTCCTGATGTGCCTGGCCGACCGGGTGCTGGTCTACGGCGACTGCGCGGTCAACCCCGACCCGACGGCCGAGCAGCTGGCCGACATCGCCATCTCCTCGGCCCGCACGGCCCAGCGGTTCGGCATCGAGCCGCGGGTGGCGATGCTGTCCTACTCGACGGGGGAGTCGGGCTCCGGTGCCGACGTCGACAAGGTGCGGGCGGCCACCGCCCTGGTGCACCAGCGGAGCCCGGAGCTGCTCGTCGAGGGCCCCATCCAGTACGACGCGGCCGTCGACCCCCACGTAGCCGCCACCAAGCTCAAGGACAGCCCGGTCGCCGGGCGCGCCACGGTGCTGGTCTTTCCCGACCTCAACACCGGCAACAACACCTACAAGGCGGTTCAACGCAGCGCGTCGGCAGTCGCGATCGGGCCGGTGCTCCAGGGGCTCAACCGACCGGTCAACGACCTCTCTCGGGGTGCCCTGGTCCGAGACATCGTCAACACCATCGCGATCACGGCCATCCAGGCTGGTCCCCGATGA
- the kamD gene encoding lysine 5,6-aminomutase subunit alpha, whose product MSSRVKPLLDLDPADVRRARALARKAGRPVVKLAQSHTTVSVERATLRLAGLSGADHERVPWVNHLVDAVRGEVGLEHGITTPVFDALRRGEAPDLLTLAQKAASGSVQFRLPEGKAATAAAKDARREVSRGIRTIDKQRANRDRLVKRHGDPEQRPWIYLIVATGDIYEDIPQAQNAAREGADIIAVIRSTGQSLLDYVPEGATREGYAGTYATQENFRLMRAALDETSKELGRYIRLTNYASGLCMPEIATLAGLERLDMMLNDSMYGILFRDINPIRTFVDQRFSRQIHARAGIIINTGEDNYLTTADAVEAAHTVTVSQLLNEYFAKEAGLEDWQLGLGHAFEINPEIPDSFRMELAHALLARQLFPDAPLKWMPPTKHMTGDVFRGYLLDGFFNLVGAMTGQGILLVGMMTEAVVTPFLSDRDLALQNVRYVLNAAGGLTEDFHPPRDGFIQNRARGVLGEAIGLLEQITDEPGRAPLLEAIADGTFGLMKRPANAGKGLDGVVVRADGYDNPATTLLETGETR is encoded by the coding sequence GTGTCTTCGCGTGTGAAACCTCTCCTCGACCTCGACCCGGCCGATGTGCGCCGGGCCCGCGCCCTGGCCCGCAAGGCCGGCCGACCCGTCGTCAAGCTGGCTCAGAGCCACACGACGGTCAGTGTGGAGCGCGCCACCCTGCGGCTCGCCGGGCTCTCCGGCGCCGACCACGAGCGGGTCCCGTGGGTGAACCACCTCGTCGACGCAGTGCGCGGCGAGGTCGGCCTCGAGCACGGCATCACCACCCCCGTCTTCGACGCGCTGCGCAGGGGAGAGGCCCCCGACCTGCTCACCCTCGCCCAGAAGGCGGCCAGCGGCTCGGTGCAGTTCCGGCTGCCGGAGGGCAAGGCGGCCACCGCGGCCGCCAAGGACGCCCGCCGCGAGGTGAGCCGCGGCATACGCACGATCGACAAGCAGCGCGCCAACCGCGACCGGCTGGTCAAGCGGCACGGCGACCCGGAGCAGCGGCCGTGGATCTACCTCATCGTCGCCACCGGCGACATCTACGAGGACATCCCGCAGGCCCAGAACGCCGCCCGCGAAGGGGCCGACATCATCGCGGTCATCCGGTCCACCGGTCAGTCGCTGCTCGACTACGTGCCCGAGGGCGCCACCCGCGAGGGGTATGCCGGCACGTACGCCACCCAGGAGAACTTCCGCCTCATGCGGGCGGCCCTGGACGAGACGTCCAAGGAGCTGGGGCGCTACATCCGCCTCACCAACTACGCGTCGGGGCTGTGCATGCCCGAGATCGCCACCCTGGCCGGGCTCGAGCGGCTCGACATGATGCTCAACGACTCGATGTACGGGATCCTCTTCCGCGACATCAACCCGATCCGCACCTTCGTCGACCAGCGGTTCAGCCGCCAGATCCACGCCCGCGCCGGGATCATCATCAACACCGGCGAGGACAACTACCTGACGACTGCCGACGCCGTCGAGGCGGCCCACACGGTGACCGTCAGCCAGCTGCTCAACGAGTACTTCGCCAAGGAGGCCGGCCTCGAGGACTGGCAGCTCGGCCTGGGCCACGCGTTCGAGATCAACCCGGAGATCCCGGACTCGTTCCGGATGGAGCTGGCGCACGCCCTGCTCGCCCGCCAGCTGTTCCCGGACGCCCCACTGAAGTGGATGCCGCCGACCAAGCACATGACGGGCGACGTCTTCCGGGGCTACCTGCTCGACGGCTTCTTCAACCTCGTCGGCGCGATGACCGGCCAGGGCATCCTCCTGGTCGGGATGATGACCGAGGCCGTGGTGACGCCGTTCCTCTCCGACCGCGACCTCGCCCTCCAGAACGTCCGCTACGTGCTCAACGCCGCGGGCGGCCTGACCGAGGACTTCCACCCACCCCGCGACGGGTTCATCCAGAACCGGGCCAGGGGAGTGTTGGGCGAGGCGATCGGCCTGCTGGAGCAGATCACCGACGAGCCGGGCCGGGCGCCGCTGCTGGAGGCCATCGCGGACGGCACGTTCGGCCTGATGAAGCGACCCGCGAACGCCGGCAAGGGGCTCGACGGGGTCGTGGTGCGGGCCGACGGCTACGACAACCCCGCCACCACGCTGCTCGAGACGGGGGAGACCCGATGA
- the lnt gene encoding apolipoprotein N-acyltransferase, whose product MPPSTQPPSTQPPSTPTLRAAVRVVVATASGLLTAQAFPTHDVWWLAPVGVALLSAVTIGTRWRLALVLGLAHGLGFFLPTLSWSGVYVGNLPWVALSTLEALYIAVMCAVTTVVQRPLLASRLRPLAYAAVPLAWVLQEWARGTTPFGGFPWARLAFSQADSPLAPFARFAGAPGLTFAVASLGVLLHLAAGELTHRVGRPRRGLPAAHRPLGAALVLLGLAPLGLAVATTPPTAGRAVSVLFVQGNVPKPGLDFNAERRKVLDNHVQGTVDAVATGHPAPTLVVWPENSSDIDPLQNADAAADIDMALQAVKAPLLVGAVLNGPAPYISNASLFYRPGSAEPERYVKQHPVPFAEYIPYRSFFRNFSDKVDLVTRDFTRGHEPGGFEVPVAGEKPYWIIPTICFEVAYDGLMRDSTLQPGRGASILAVQTNNATFGYTAESEQQFAISRLRAIEHGRSVVHVSTVGVSGFINPDGTSVDKTSLFTAAARYGSPVVRTEVTPSDRLGPVPEYAAGLAFAGLLALGLWLRRRTARVVRADDGPSAPATERRDRVVV is encoded by the coding sequence GTGCCCCCGTCGACCCAGCCCCCGTCGACCCAGCCCCCGTCGACCCCGACCCTGCGGGCAGCGGTGCGCGTGGTCGTGGCAACGGCCTCCGGCCTCCTCACCGCACAGGCCTTCCCGACGCACGACGTCTGGTGGCTGGCCCCGGTCGGCGTCGCTCTCCTGTCGGCCGTCACCATCGGCACCCGCTGGCGGCTGGCCCTGGTGCTCGGTCTCGCCCACGGTCTCGGGTTCTTCCTGCCGACCCTCTCGTGGTCGGGGGTCTACGTCGGCAACCTGCCCTGGGTCGCCCTCTCGACGCTGGAAGCGCTCTACATCGCGGTGATGTGCGCCGTGACCACGGTGGTCCAGCGCCCGCTCCTCGCGTCCCGGCTCCGCCCCCTGGCGTATGCCGCCGTCCCCCTCGCCTGGGTGCTGCAGGAGTGGGCGAGGGGGACCACCCCCTTCGGCGGCTTCCCGTGGGCGCGGCTGGCGTTCAGCCAGGCCGACAGCCCGCTCGCACCGTTCGCCCGCTTCGCCGGCGCGCCCGGGCTCACCTTCGCGGTGGCCTCACTGGGCGTGCTGCTGCACCTGGCCGCCGGGGAGCTCACCCACCGGGTCGGGCGTCCACGCCGCGGCCTCCCCGCGGCCCATCGACCTCTGGGTGCCGCGCTCGTGCTGCTCGGCCTGGCCCCGCTCGGCCTTGCGGTGGCGACCACGCCCCCGACCGCCGGGCGTGCCGTGTCGGTCCTCTTCGTGCAGGGCAACGTGCCCAAACCGGGACTGGACTTCAACGCCGAGCGCCGCAAGGTGCTCGACAACCACGTGCAGGGCACCGTCGACGCGGTGGCCACCGGGCACCCCGCGCCGACGCTGGTGGTGTGGCCGGAGAACTCCTCCGACATCGACCCCCTCCAGAACGCCGACGCCGCCGCCGACATCGACATGGCCCTCCAGGCGGTGAAGGCGCCGCTGCTGGTCGGGGCGGTCCTCAACGGGCCGGCCCCCTACATCTCGAACGCCAGCCTGTTCTACCGGCCGGGCAGCGCCGAACCCGAGCGCTACGTCAAGCAGCACCCGGTGCCGTTCGCGGAGTACATCCCCTATCGGAGCTTCTTTCGGAACTTCAGCGACAAGGTCGACCTCGTGACGAGGGACTTCACCCGCGGCCACGAGCCGGGCGGGTTCGAGGTGCCGGTCGCGGGGGAGAAGCCCTACTGGATCATCCCCACCATCTGCTTCGAGGTCGCCTACGACGGACTGATGCGCGACTCCACCCTCCAGCCGGGGCGCGGCGCCAGCATCCTCGCGGTCCAGACCAACAACGCCACGTTCGGCTACACCGCCGAGTCCGAGCAGCAGTTCGCGATCAGCCGGCTCCGGGCGATCGAGCACGGTCGCTCGGTGGTCCACGTGTCCACCGTCGGCGTGAGCGGCTTCATCAACCCCGACGGAACGTCCGTCGACAAGACCTCGTTGTTCACCGCAGCGGCCCGGTACGGGTCGCCGGTGGTCCGCACCGAGGTCACCCCGTCCGACCGGCTCGGCCCCGTGCCGGAGTATGCGGCCGGGCTGGCCTTCGCGGGGCTGCTGGCACTCGGCCTGTGGCTGCGTCGCAGGACCGCTAGGGTCGTGCGCGCCGACGACGGACCGTCCGCACCGGCCACCGAACGAAGGGATCGCGTCGTTGTCTGA
- a CDS encoding amidohydrolase, producing MTTLYRGGFVYTPIDPFANAMVVDEATGTIAWIGGDDAAAVHVDSVDRVVELDGALVTPAFVDAHAHVSQTGAGLRGVDLGDTRSVAEALSRIEDAARRGQGRPVYAPNWDQGHWAEGRPVTGGELDRATYGGVVYSPRVDGHSAVISSALAAASGARELPGWEGDGLVTRDAHHAAREAFNGAVTPAQRQADIDLALQSAAAAGIGLVQENGGRTLSGTDDFAEVLAAGERGDGPQTLGYWAQLVSDEAEARDVATLRGARGLAGDLNIDGSVGSRTAHLREPYSDAPSLSGNAYLTVEQVRDHVSACSLAGLQAGFHVIGDAGVDTAVAGFEAAAELVGASAVTRARHRLEHLEMVSRDGIERLVRLGVAASVQPAFDAFWGGDRGMYAARLGADRVHGRAGADAAPMNAFASMMAAGMTVAFGSDSPVTPFAPWEAVRAAAFHHDESQRVSARSAFLAHTRGGWRAAGFDDRGYLDLGLPATFAVWEVGDLVVQAPDDRIQTWSTDPRSGTPGLPDLTPGTAAPVCQRTVVRGRTVFDSGALDGSR from the coding sequence GTGACCACTCTCTACCGCGGCGGCTTCGTCTACACCCCCATCGACCCGTTCGCGAACGCGATGGTCGTCGACGAGGCGACCGGCACCATCGCCTGGATCGGTGGCGATGACGCCGCGGCCGTCCACGTCGATTCGGTCGACCGGGTGGTCGAGCTGGACGGCGCGCTGGTCACGCCGGCGTTCGTCGATGCCCACGCCCACGTGTCCCAGACCGGCGCGGGGCTGCGCGGAGTCGACCTCGGCGACACCCGGTCCGTCGCCGAGGCACTGAGCCGGATCGAGGACGCCGCGCGCCGCGGCCAGGGGCGACCGGTCTACGCGCCCAACTGGGACCAGGGTCACTGGGCCGAGGGCCGTCCGGTCACGGGGGGCGAGCTCGACCGGGCCACCTACGGTGGCGTGGTCTACTCGCCCCGCGTCGACGGCCACTCGGCGGTCATCTCCTCGGCCCTCGCCGCCGCGTCGGGAGCGCGCGAGCTGCCCGGCTGGGAAGGGGACGGGCTGGTCACCCGCGACGCCCACCATGCCGCCCGCGAGGCGTTCAACGGGGCCGTCACGCCGGCGCAGCGCCAGGCCGACATCGACCTCGCCCTGCAGTCGGCCGCGGCAGCCGGGATCGGCCTGGTCCAGGAGAACGGCGGTCGCACGCTGTCGGGCACCGACGACTTCGCCGAGGTGCTGGCCGCGGGAGAACGCGGCGACGGTCCGCAGACCCTCGGCTACTGGGCGCAGCTCGTGTCGGACGAGGCCGAGGCCCGCGACGTCGCCACCCTGAGAGGCGCCCGGGGGTTGGCCGGCGACCTCAACATCGACGGCTCCGTCGGGTCACGCACGGCCCACCTGCGAGAGCCCTACAGCGACGCGCCGAGTCTGAGCGGCAACGCCTACCTGACCGTCGAGCAGGTCCGCGACCACGTTTCGGCCTGCTCGCTGGCCGGCCTCCAGGCCGGGTTCCACGTCATCGGCGACGCCGGGGTGGACACCGCGGTGGCCGGCTTCGAAGCCGCCGCAGAGCTCGTCGGCGCCTCAGCGGTGACCCGGGCCCGGCACCGTCTCGAACACCTCGAGATGGTGTCGCGAGACGGGATCGAGCGGCTCGTGCGGCTCGGCGTCGCAGCCAGCGTGCAGCCCGCCTTCGACGCCTTCTGGGGCGGCGACCGGGGCATGTATGCCGCACGGCTGGGTGCCGACCGCGTGCACGGCCGGGCCGGTGCCGACGCCGCCCCCATGAACGCCTTCGCGTCGATGATGGCCGCGGGGATGACGGTGGCGTTCGGGTCCGACTCCCCGGTCACGCCGTTCGCGCCCTGGGAGGCCGTCCGCGCTGCGGCCTTCCACCACGACGAGAGCCAGCGGGTTTCAGCCCGGTCGGCCTTCCTGGCGCACACCCGTGGCGGCTGGCGGGCAGCAGGGTTCGACGACCGCGGCTACCTCGACCTCGGGCTGCCGGCGACCTTCGCCGTCTGGGAGGTCGGCGACCTCGTGGTCCAGGCACCGGACGACCGCATCCAGACCTGGTCGACCGACCCTCGTTCCGGCACACCGGGCCTGCCCGACCTCACCCCGGGCACAGCGGCTCCCGTGTGCCAGCGGACCGTCGTCCGCGGCCGGACCGTCTTTGACTCCGGAGCGCTCGACGGTTCGAGGTGA
- a CDS encoding acetate/propionate family kinase, with translation MTDTQPVLVVNAGSSSLKYQVIDARSGRTAASGQVDRIGGAGRLTHTVGGETHERDVSCPDHATALEAARDALREHGPDLAELGLFAVGHRVVHGGQRFTEPVLVDDDVVAAITDLVPLAPLHNPANLEGIRSARRSFPDVPQVAVFDTAFHQTVPPRAHTYAVPAQWRDQHHVRRYGFHGTSHRFVSRRTAQLLGRRPEDCNVIVLHLGNGASACAVRGGRSVDTSMGLSPLEGLVMGTRSGDVDPALGGYLARVAGLDPTAYDEALNKASGLLGLAGISDLRELEERRTAGDEDAALAFEVMVYRLVKYVGAYAVALGHVDAIAFTGGIGENSAPVRGAVLGSLGLLGVVLDEPANAGGVPERRVTGPGSRIPAYVVPTNEELEIARACLAVLEGPGRV, from the coding sequence ATGACCGACACCCAGCCGGTCCTGGTCGTCAACGCGGGCTCGTCGTCCCTGAAGTACCAGGTCATCGACGCGCGGAGCGGCCGGACGGCGGCCTCGGGCCAGGTCGACCGGATCGGCGGGGCCGGTCGACTCACCCACACGGTCGGCGGCGAGACGCACGAGCGCGACGTCAGCTGCCCCGACCACGCCACCGCCCTGGAGGCGGCCCGCGACGCACTGCGGGAGCACGGGCCCGATCTCGCGGAGCTCGGTCTGTTCGCCGTCGGCCACCGCGTCGTGCACGGCGGCCAGCGGTTCACCGAGCCCGTCCTGGTCGACGACGACGTCGTGGCGGCGATCACCGACCTCGTCCCGCTCGCGCCGCTGCACAACCCGGCCAACCTCGAAGGGATCCGCAGCGCCAGGCGGTCGTTCCCCGATGTCCCGCAGGTGGCCGTCTTCGACACCGCGTTCCACCAGACCGTCCCTCCGAGGGCCCACACCTACGCGGTTCCGGCGCAGTGGCGCGATCAGCACCACGTGCGTCGTTACGGATTCCACGGCACGTCCCACCGGTTCGTCTCGCGGCGCACGGCCCAGCTCCTCGGGCGGCGACCGGAGGACTGCAACGTCATCGTGCTCCACCTCGGCAACGGCGCGAGCGCCTGCGCCGTCCGAGGTGGTCGCAGCGTCGACACGTCCATGGGCCTCTCACCGCTCGAGGGGCTGGTGATGGGCACGAGGTCCGGTGACGTCGACCCGGCGCTGGGCGGCTACCTCGCGCGGGTCGCCGGACTCGACCCCACGGCATACGACGAGGCGCTCAACAAGGCCAGCGGCCTGCTCGGGCTGGCCGGCATCAGCGACCTCCGCGAGCTCGAGGAGCGTCGCACCGCAGGCGACGAGGACGCGGCGCTGGCCTTCGAGGTGATGGTCTACCGGCTGGTCAAGTACGTCGGGGCGTATGCCGTCGCGCTCGGGCACGTCGACGCCATCGCCTTCACCGGCGGCATCGGGGAGAACAGCGCACCGGTCCGCGGTGCCGTCCTGGGCAGCCTCGGCCTCCTGGGGGTGGTGCTCGACGAGCCCGCCAACGCCGGTGGGGTGCCAGAGCGCCGGGTCACCGGGCCGGGCAGCCGGATCCCGGCGTACGTCGTGCCCACGAACGAGGAGCTGGAGATCGCGCGCGCCTGCCTCGCCGTCCTGGAGGGCCCGGGCCGCGTCTAG
- the kamE gene encoding lysine 5,6-aminomutase subunit beta produces MTPAQDPRTTDKAMPLDPMPAKAAAKGAKAARKTPDIVRPYGDTTGDGMVQVSFTLPVPHDKRAEGAALQLAAKMGLEPALLVHAKAMGPDFTFFVVYGSATHLVDLRDVTVVEREFPLLSPTEVNKAIKARLRRKLVVVGACIGTDAHTVGIDAILNIKGFAGEKGLEYYREIKVVNLGAQVLVPELVARARAEKADAVMVSQVVTQRDAHIHNTTTMSAAFREAYPAGQVPLLVVGGPRFEEGSAPKLGVDRIFGRGTTPGEVASYLVHALAPTPSGSKEK; encoded by the coding sequence ATGACCCCGGCCCAGGACCCGCGCACCACCGACAAGGCGATGCCGCTCGACCCGATGCCCGCCAAGGCGGCTGCGAAGGGTGCCAAGGCCGCGCGCAAGACCCCGGACATCGTCCGCCCCTACGGCGACACGACGGGCGACGGCATGGTCCAGGTGTCCTTCACGCTCCCCGTGCCGCACGACAAGCGGGCCGAGGGTGCAGCACTCCAGCTGGCCGCCAAGATGGGCCTCGAGCCCGCCCTCCTCGTCCACGCCAAGGCGATGGGACCCGACTTCACCTTCTTCGTCGTCTACGGCAGCGCGACCCACCTGGTCGACCTGCGCGACGTGACCGTCGTGGAGCGGGAGTTCCCGTTGCTCAGCCCCACCGAGGTCAACAAGGCGATCAAGGCCCGACTGCGCCGCAAGCTCGTCGTGGTCGGCGCGTGCATCGGCACCGACGCCCACACGGTGGGCATCGACGCCATCCTCAACATCAAGGGCTTCGCGGGGGAGAAGGGGCTCGAGTACTACCGCGAGATCAAGGTGGTGAACCTCGGCGCCCAGGTGCTGGTGCCCGAGCTGGTGGCGCGCGCCCGTGCGGAGAAGGCCGACGCGGTGATGGTCAGCCAGGTCGTCACCCAGCGCGACGCGCACATCCACAACACGACCACCATGAGCGCGGCCTTCCGTGAGGCCTACCCTGCGGGTCAGGTGCCGTTGCTGGTCGTGGGCGGTCCGCGCTTCGAGGAGGGCTCCGCCCCCAAGCTCGGGGTGGACCGCATCTTCGGCCGGGGCACGACCCCGGGTGAGGTGGCCAGCTACCTCGTCCACGCCCTCGCCCCCACGCCGTCCGGCTCGAAGGAGAAGTGA